A window of Daphnia pulicaria isolate SC F1-1A chromosome 4, SC_F0-13Bv2, whole genome shotgun sequence genomic DNA:
aataaattcttaaataaAGAATGGTTGAAGAGTACCATAATCGCAGGGGCATATGCAAGGTTTCCTCCAATGGCTGTGAAATTGAATGGAGAAATAGCGGCGATAAATCCTTCCAACACTCTATGTCGAACCTACACATGAATTAAGTTAATCTTAAAGTTTATGGTTTCTTtaatgtaaataaatattttaccgAATTTTGTATCGAAGGAACAACGTTTACTGGTTGATAATCATACAATCGTTGAGCAAACTCtgcaataaatctatttttataaaacttctTGAGTAACGTCATCAATACCAATATGTTCTATATTTGTTTTACCGCAAAAAATCCGCTAATTCACAAGCTGCATCAATTTCAGCTTGATAAACTGTTTTGCCTTGTCCCAGCATGGTAGATGCATTGAGTTGAC
This region includes:
- the LOC124337203 gene encoding delta-1-pyrroline-5-carboxylate dehydrogenase, mitochondrial-like isoform X1, giving the protein MLGQGKTVYQAEIDAACELADFLRFIAEFAQRLYDYQPVNVVPSIQNSVRHRVLEGFIAAISPFNFTAIGGNLAYAPAIMGNVVLWKPSDTALLSNYIAFRLMEESGILPGVVNFLPAEGPTFGRAITNSTHLSAINFTGSVL